Proteins encoded together in one Planctopirus ephydatiae window:
- a CDS encoding TatD family hydrolase, which yields MDELFDTHCHLDEDAFLNERDDVIERAIALGVTRMLSIGTTLASSQRAIELAERELHVRAAVGIHPNYCSGTQPTDWSEICQMARHPLVLAVGETGLDQYWKQTPIELQQDYFRRHIELSWEVKKPFIVHCRDAEPETLLLLEEMSRIAPLCGLMHSFAGSAETARKCLELGLYLSFSGMITYKRNEALLAVATEAPLDRILIETDAPYLAPVPLRGKRNEPAHVRYTLGKLADARQIDRHELATTTTANALRLLGWPAPLA from the coding sequence ATGGATGAATTGTTCGATACACATTGTCATCTCGATGAAGATGCCTTTTTGAATGAGCGGGACGATGTGATCGAGCGGGCGATTGCCCTGGGTGTCACCCGCATGCTCTCGATTGGCACGACTTTGGCCAGCAGTCAGCGAGCGATTGAACTTGCCGAGCGGGAGCTTCACGTGCGGGCTGCTGTGGGGATTCATCCGAATTACTGCTCTGGGACTCAGCCCACCGACTGGAGCGAGATCTGCCAGATGGCACGTCATCCGCTGGTGCTGGCTGTGGGTGAAACCGGTCTGGATCAGTATTGGAAGCAGACACCCATCGAGTTGCAGCAGGATTATTTCCGACGACATATCGAGCTATCGTGGGAAGTGAAGAAGCCTTTTATTGTCCATTGCCGGGATGCAGAGCCTGAAACGCTGCTGTTACTCGAAGAGATGTCGCGGATTGCTCCGCTGTGCGGCTTGATGCACTCGTTTGCAGGAAGTGCCGAGACAGCCCGGAAATGTCTGGAGCTGGGTTTGTATCTGTCGTTTTCCGGGATGATTACTTACAAACGCAACGAGGCACTCCTGGCTGTGGCGACAGAAGCACCTCTCGACCGGATTCTGATTGAGACTGACGCGCCGTATCTGGCTCCGGTTCCTTTGCGTGGAAAACGGAACGAACCGGCCCATGTCCGTTACACGTTGGGTAAGCTTGCCGATGCGAGGCAAATCGATCGACACGAACTGGCGACGACAACGACTGCGAATGCACTCCGGCTTTTGGGTTGGCCAGCGCCGTTGGCTTAA
- a CDS encoding FHA domain-containing protein yields MRVVIRILEGMERGEVFHDLALPCTVGREEENAVQLNDDRISRFHCKLQEDSGRVILTDLDSTNGTRVNGRAVQMHVLQPGDLILVGRCVLLYGDVPPPAVTLATSTHGAPETRIGLTDPGDSGDLEFSIATDFEMGRKPMFPQGRPELPLDLKGLQRVQLNDLIAWIHDELGSVLQNASEQSSAMTGLRQLLIPWAQRERLIELEASLADILRRLSSNDTV; encoded by the coding sequence ATGCGGGTTGTGATACGGATTCTCGAAGGAATGGAACGTGGTGAGGTCTTTCATGACCTGGCCCTGCCCTGCACTGTTGGTCGAGAAGAAGAAAATGCGGTTCAACTGAATGATGATCGCATCAGTCGCTTTCACTGCAAGCTGCAGGAAGATTCTGGCCGCGTCATTTTGACCGATCTCGACAGTACCAATGGGACGCGAGTGAATGGCCGGGCTGTGCAGATGCATGTGCTGCAGCCGGGCGATCTGATTTTGGTGGGCCGGTGTGTCCTGCTTTACGGCGATGTTCCACCACCGGCAGTCACTTTAGCGACCAGCACTCATGGAGCCCCCGAGACGCGCATTGGCCTGACGGATCCGGGAGATTCCGGCGATCTGGAGTTTTCGATTGCGACCGATTTTGAAATGGGCCGCAAACCGATGTTCCCTCAAGGGCGCCCCGAGTTACCACTCGATCTGAAAGGGCTGCAGCGCGTTCAGTTAAACGATCTGATTGCCTGGATTCACGATGAACTCGGGAGTGTCCTTCAGAACGCGAGTGAACAATCATCTGCCATGACAGGGCTCAGGCAATTGCTCATTCCGTGGGCTCAGCGCGAGCGACTGATTGAACTGGAAGCATCGCTGGCCGACATTCTGCGCCGACTCTCCAGCAACGACACGGTTTGA
- a CDS encoding HEAT repeat domain-containing protein gives MVRILRDSWDQRAGSLPSGMGRWVRGHVVVALCMLVGMGFLVSSAQADVIKLVTGGEIRGKLSKPLSVAKAVTPSKPAPNKPDPGTPESSSSAQTPPVQPAMGDEPVTILLATGGEVTILRSQIAFVTPRSPVAEEYETRAEEVTDTVEARWELANWARQRGLTKQREEQLREILRLDPEDEKAHQGLNHTFQEGKWVDRDEWMMAKGYVKYKGRYITLQELELLERSKAELEAEQAWFPKIRLWMNWLASENPQRNAEGLFQFEQLTDPDATAAIERFVMKDARRNFRLVGISSLSKLKGERPATALARAALFDDDLEIRYSAVSGVAEEFLPQARGFWSRHLKHDLNAVVCRAGRALLVKGDDSSIDPLIEALVTRHRYQVQVPVTDGASATGLRSGGSTSSPLIPGANNRIFLPDGQVINGGGTIVPDTMTPRPMKTITVEQVHQNEEVREALMKLTGQNFGFDQRTWRLWRSAQKAGALPPA, from the coding sequence ATGGTTCGAATTCTTCGCGACTCGTGGGATCAAAGAGCAGGGTCATTGCCCTCCGGCATGGGCCGCTGGGTGCGTGGCCATGTCGTGGTCGCGCTGTGCATGCTGGTGGGAATGGGATTCCTGGTTTCTTCGGCACAGGCGGATGTGATTAAGCTGGTGACCGGAGGGGAGATTCGCGGCAAGCTCAGCAAGCCGCTGTCTGTTGCCAAAGCGGTGACTCCCAGCAAGCCGGCTCCCAACAAACCAGATCCAGGGACTCCAGAGTCTTCCTCGTCGGCACAAACTCCACCGGTTCAACCTGCGATGGGCGATGAGCCGGTCACGATTCTGCTGGCGACGGGTGGTGAGGTGACGATTCTTCGCTCACAGATTGCGTTTGTTACGCCGCGTTCACCAGTGGCTGAGGAATATGAAACCCGGGCCGAGGAGGTCACTGATACTGTTGAAGCGCGGTGGGAGCTGGCCAACTGGGCACGTCAGCGTGGTCTGACTAAACAGCGTGAAGAACAACTGCGCGAGATTCTTCGTCTCGATCCTGAGGATGAAAAAGCTCATCAAGGGCTGAACCATACGTTTCAGGAGGGGAAGTGGGTTGATCGCGATGAATGGATGATGGCCAAAGGGTATGTGAAGTATAAAGGCCGGTACATCACTTTGCAGGAGCTTGAACTTCTGGAGCGGAGCAAAGCCGAACTTGAAGCCGAACAGGCCTGGTTCCCGAAAATTCGTTTGTGGATGAACTGGCTGGCAAGTGAAAATCCGCAGCGGAATGCGGAGGGTCTATTCCAGTTCGAGCAACTGACTGATCCGGATGCCACAGCGGCGATTGAACGCTTTGTGATGAAAGATGCCCGCAGGAACTTTCGTCTCGTGGGGATCAGTTCTCTCTCGAAGCTCAAGGGAGAACGTCCTGCGACGGCACTCGCCCGCGCTGCCCTGTTCGATGACGATCTGGAGATTCGCTACAGCGCTGTCAGTGGTGTGGCTGAAGAATTTCTCCCCCAGGCGCGCGGCTTCTGGTCTCGTCATCTCAAGCATGATCTGAATGCGGTTGTGTGCCGGGCCGGGCGGGCATTGCTGGTGAAAGGGGATGATTCATCCATCGACCCGTTGATTGAGGCTCTGGTGACGAGGCATCGATATCAGGTGCAGGTGCCGGTGACAGATGGTGCGAGTGCCACGGGTTTGCGCTCGGGCGGCTCGACATCTTCACCACTGATACCGGGGGCCAACAATCGGATTTTTCTGCCTGATGGTCAGGTCATCAATGGAGGGGGGACGATTGTTCCCGATACGATGACGCCACGTCCGATGAAGACGATCACTGTCGAGCAGGTGCATCAGAACGAAGAAGTCCGCGAGGCGTTGATGAAGCTGACGGGCCAGAATTTCGGGTTCGATCAGCGGACCTGGCGCCTGTGGCGATCGGCTCAGAAGGCAGGGGCTTTACCACCGGCGTGA
- a CDS encoding AAA family ATPase — MSDVIDIDGVSLHLSSPDHTQEQWIGQREVLMQLLACWLVVDDRDLPLSPRLIGAPGIGKTTLAIAAGRQRGQEVYIYQCTADTRPEDLLVTPVLAEDGKIRYHASALVTAMIRGGVCILDEGNRMNEKSWASLAPLLDHRRYAESIVAGITIQAHRDFRCAVTMNEDESTFEIPDYILSRLQPTLTLGHPAREDELAILRYHLPFAAEDILNLTVEFLQQSHGLKLDFSTRDGINVLRYAMKRAAQDPEHPLARDEAWRQSLEACLGSEALDLDRLAAKNRQTLGGDVMPMGLGDFFFSPNDPLHPDRHDDDDEDDDLDDDDDDMYDDDEDDRPSRR; from the coding sequence ATGTCCGACGTAATAGATATTGACGGTGTCTCGCTGCATCTCTCTTCGCCCGATCACACGCAGGAGCAGTGGATTGGTCAACGCGAAGTGCTGATGCAGCTTCTGGCCTGCTGGCTGGTGGTCGACGATCGCGATCTGCCGCTCTCTCCCCGCCTGATTGGTGCCCCAGGGATTGGCAAAACCACTCTGGCCATTGCTGCAGGCCGACAGCGCGGGCAGGAGGTTTACATCTATCAATGTACGGCCGACACCCGCCCCGAAGACCTGCTGGTGACACCTGTCCTCGCGGAAGACGGGAAGATTCGCTACCACGCTTCGGCCCTCGTCACAGCCATGATTCGTGGTGGAGTCTGCATTCTCGATGAAGGGAACCGCATGAATGAGAAGTCGTGGGCCAGTCTGGCTCCGCTCCTCGATCATCGCCGGTATGCGGAATCGATTGTGGCAGGGATTACCATTCAGGCCCATCGCGATTTTCGCTGTGCAGTCACCATGAATGAAGACGAATCGACGTTTGAGATTCCCGATTACATTCTCAGTCGCTTACAGCCCACGTTGACGCTTGGTCATCCGGCTCGTGAAGATGAACTGGCGATCCTGCGCTATCATCTGCCGTTTGCTGCCGAAGATATTCTGAACCTCACCGTTGAGTTTCTGCAGCAATCGCACGGATTGAAGCTCGACTTTTCAACGCGAGATGGCATCAACGTCCTGCGGTATGCCATGAAACGGGCTGCTCAAGACCCGGAACACCCCTTGGCGCGCGATGAAGCCTGGCGGCAGTCTCTCGAAGCCTGTTTAGGTTCGGAAGCTCTTGATCTCGATCGTCTGGCAGCCAAAAACCGGCAGACTCTGGGTGGAGATGTGATGCCCATGGGCCTGGGAGACTTCTTCTTCTCGCCCAACGACCCGCTTCATCCTGACCGTCATGACGACGACGATGAAGACGATGATCTGGATGACGATGATGACGACATGTACGACGATGACGAAGACGATCGTCCTTCACGCCGGTGA
- the sthA gene encoding Si-specific NAD(P)(+) transhydrogenase: protein MTGLPAMTAPAKPETFDFDVLVIGSGPGGEGAAMQAAKHGKRVGMVEKYHQIGGNCTHRGTIPSKALRYAIFQMMEVNSNKLFAEHGLSAHLSFQKLRRTARAVIERQVQMRSTFYERNDVPVLKGTAKFIDQHTILVTEHDEGHKLVTAEHIVVATGSRPYRPAEVDFNHPRVFDSDTILDLAYDVRSATVYGAGVIGCEYASMFRNLDCKVNLVNTRDKLLEFLDEEIVDALSYHFRDRGMLIRHHETLDFVEPREDCVIVHLKSGKQLRTDILLYAAGRTGNTDDMNLEAVGITPDQRGNLKVNDHYQTAIPTIYAVGDVIGFPALASAAYSQGRHAASHLLGEDQLVGIGEIPTGIYTSPEISSIGKTERELTEAKVPYEVGHSQFKSLARAQITGQTTGMLKILFHRETLEILGIHCFGANASEIIHIGQAIMAQPAPNNTLLYFINTTFNYPTMAEAYRVAALNGFNRVA, encoded by the coding sequence ATGACTGGTTTGCCTGCGATGACTGCACCAGCAAAGCCTGAGACATTCGATTTTGATGTCCTGGTGATTGGCTCCGGGCCGGGTGGCGAAGGGGCGGCGATGCAGGCCGCCAAGCATGGTAAACGTGTGGGGATGGTCGAGAAGTACCATCAGATTGGTGGGAACTGCACTCATCGCGGCACCATCCCTTCGAAGGCTTTGCGCTATGCGATCTTCCAGATGATGGAAGTGAATTCGAACAAGCTGTTTGCGGAACATGGTCTGTCGGCTCATTTGAGTTTTCAGAAACTCCGCCGGACAGCCCGGGCGGTGATTGAACGCCAGGTACAGATGCGCAGCACCTTTTATGAGCGGAACGACGTGCCTGTCCTCAAGGGGACTGCCAAGTTCATCGATCAGCATACGATTCTGGTTACAGAACATGATGAAGGTCATAAGCTGGTGACCGCGGAACACATTGTGGTGGCGACGGGTTCGCGGCCTTATCGACCAGCCGAAGTTGATTTCAATCACCCGCGAGTCTTTGACAGCGATACGATTCTTGATCTGGCTTACGACGTGCGCTCGGCAACGGTCTATGGCGCGGGGGTGATTGGCTGTGAATATGCCAGCATGTTCCGGAACCTGGATTGCAAGGTGAACCTCGTCAATACTCGCGATAAGCTCTTGGAGTTTCTCGACGAGGAGATTGTCGATGCGCTCAGCTATCACTTCCGCGATCGCGGCATGCTGATTCGACATCACGAGACACTCGACTTTGTGGAACCTCGCGAAGATTGCGTGATTGTCCACTTAAAATCGGGCAAACAGCTCAGGACTGATATTCTGTTGTATGCCGCTGGGCGAACGGGCAACACGGATGATATGAACCTGGAAGCTGTCGGAATCACGCCCGATCAACGCGGGAATCTCAAGGTCAATGACCATTACCAGACGGCTATCCCGACGATTTACGCAGTGGGAGATGTGATTGGCTTCCCGGCTCTGGCGAGTGCGGCGTATTCGCAGGGCCGGCATGCCGCCTCGCACCTGTTGGGAGAAGACCAACTGGTGGGGATTGGCGAGATTCCCACCGGGATTTATACGAGCCCGGAGATCAGCTCGATTGGAAAGACCGAACGCGAGTTGACGGAAGCGAAAGTCCCCTATGAAGTGGGACATTCGCAGTTCAAGAGTCTCGCTCGTGCACAGATTACGGGGCAGACGACCGGGATGCTCAAGATTCTGTTCCACCGCGAGACGTTGGAGATTCTGGGGATCCACTGTTTTGGTGCCAATGCGAGTGAGATTATTCACATTGGTCAGGCCATTATGGCCCAGCCGGCCCCGAACAACACGCTGCTCTATTTCATCAACACAACGTTCAACTATCCGACGATGGCCGAGGCGTATCGTGTGGCGGCATTGAATGGGTTTAACCGGGTGGCGTGA
- a CDS encoding outer membrane protein assembly factor BamB family protein translates to MNADVLGTAVIPVESRRFANWGVLASLPGLRSVVWFRRAVWAILPALLLAGSFGDLTPVQAQQTSGLITQDQAQAIGLERAWWGQAVFNPSRDKIAHIVIDEDNLYVQATSGHVTAFDAEDGRKLWAVLLGSNDDPMFPIAANETECIVIVGTKMVCMQKRTGKILWTLRLPGAPSTGAALDDDHVYYGTLNGSVYAFSLKRIRELYLEQRLPQWSYDAFVWKYKAAGEITSTPIAGGRLVKFASRDGSVYAVSARDRRLAFQFETDAPIVAPMALSGRSLYLASEDFTFYSIDAENGSVNWDFSTGLPIRKAPHVVGNDLFVTPDRGGMYCMSTSAGTQRWWNKAITQFVAVGGNSVYASDANMNLLMLSRSEGKVTGSLPVRHYSYRVANDRTDRLYLSTANGTVVCLRPTGRPYPTFHRYPDRLPLMPEFEPEPGTEPAADNPPADGN, encoded by the coding sequence ATGAATGCAGACGTTCTCGGTACAGCAGTCATTCCCGTCGAGAGTCGCCGCTTTGCGAACTGGGGTGTTCTGGCCTCTCTGCCCGGACTTCGCAGCGTTGTATGGTTTCGCCGCGCCGTCTGGGCCATCCTTCCCGCACTGTTGCTGGCAGGCAGCTTCGGTGATCTGACTCCAGTGCAGGCCCAGCAGACTTCAGGTCTCATCACACAGGATCAGGCCCAGGCCATTGGTCTGGAGCGTGCCTGGTGGGGACAGGCCGTCTTCAATCCTTCGCGCGACAAAATTGCCCACATCGTCATTGATGAAGACAATCTTTACGTTCAGGCCACGTCCGGCCACGTCACAGCCTTCGATGCCGAAGATGGCCGCAAGCTCTGGGCCGTTCTTCTAGGCTCAAACGACGACCCCATGTTTCCCATCGCTGCGAACGAGACAGAATGCATAGTCATCGTCGGTACCAAAATGGTCTGCATGCAAAAGCGAACGGGCAAAATCCTCTGGACGCTCCGCCTGCCCGGTGCCCCTTCGACAGGTGCCGCCCTCGATGATGACCATGTCTACTACGGAACACTCAACGGCAGCGTCTACGCCTTCAGTCTGAAGCGGATTCGCGAACTCTATCTCGAACAGCGGTTGCCTCAATGGTCATATGATGCGTTTGTCTGGAAGTACAAAGCCGCTGGTGAAATTACCTCGACACCCATTGCCGGTGGCCGCCTGGTGAAGTTCGCCAGTCGAGATGGTTCGGTCTATGCCGTCTCAGCCCGTGATCGTCGATTAGCCTTCCAGTTTGAGACCGACGCACCCATTGTCGCTCCTATGGCACTTTCCGGCCGCTCTCTCTATCTCGCTTCCGAAGATTTCACCTTCTATTCCATCGATGCCGAAAACGGCAGTGTGAACTGGGACTTCTCGACCGGTTTGCCCATCCGCAAAGCACCTCATGTCGTCGGAAACGACCTCTTTGTCACTCCAGATCGGGGCGGCATGTACTGCATGTCGACCTCCGCAGGAACCCAGCGCTGGTGGAACAAAGCCATCACTCAGTTTGTCGCAGTCGGTGGCAACAGTGTTTATGCCAGCGATGCCAATATGAACCTCCTGATGCTCTCGCGATCTGAAGGGAAAGTGACAGGTTCTTTGCCAGTTCGTCACTACAGTTATCGCGTGGCGAACGACCGCACCGACAGGCTGTATCTGTCCACCGCCAATGGAACTGTGGTCTGTCTGCGTCCGACCGGGCGGCCCTATCCCACATTCCATCGCTATCCCGACCGCCTGCCACTGATGCCCGAGTTCGAACCCGAACCCGGCACTGAACCAGCCGCCGACAATCCCCCCGCCGACGGCAACTGA
- a CDS encoding sugar phosphate isomerase/epimerase family protein, translated as MRFAICQELYEGWSWERQCAFSAELGYQGLEVAPFTLAPRITDVSSGQRAEYRRVAQAHGLSIIGLHWLLAKTEGFHLTTKEAAVRQKTAAYLAELARGCAELGGQILVLGSPQQRQLEVGMTKETGVEHAREVLEAIEPVLAETRVTLCLEPLSPKETNFLNTCGEAVALIDQIGSPWIRLHQDVKAMLSEPTPIDQLIMKYASYTSHFHVNDANLLGPGMGTTDFAPIFDALFKSGYAKWVSVEVFDYSPGAEVIARESIAHMQRFCEDARSC; from the coding sequence ATGCGATTTGCAATCTGCCAGGAACTGTACGAAGGCTGGAGCTGGGAGCGTCAGTGCGCATTTTCGGCGGAGCTGGGTTACCAAGGTTTGGAAGTCGCACCGTTTACGCTGGCTCCACGGATCACGGATGTGAGCAGCGGGCAGCGGGCCGAGTACCGCCGGGTGGCTCAGGCTCATGGTCTGTCGATCATTGGCCTGCACTGGCTGCTGGCGAAGACGGAGGGGTTTCATCTCACGACCAAAGAAGCTGCAGTTCGTCAGAAGACGGCGGCTTATCTGGCGGAACTGGCCCGAGGGTGTGCCGAACTGGGTGGCCAGATTCTCGTGCTGGGTTCACCACAGCAGCGGCAACTGGAAGTGGGGATGACGAAAGAGACGGGCGTGGAGCATGCTCGCGAAGTACTCGAAGCGATTGAACCTGTTCTGGCTGAAACCCGTGTGACATTGTGCCTGGAGCCGCTGTCTCCTAAGGAGACCAATTTTCTCAACACCTGCGGGGAGGCTGTCGCGCTGATTGATCAGATCGGCTCGCCATGGATCCGACTGCATCAGGATGTGAAGGCGATGCTCAGTGAGCCGACGCCGATTGATCAGTTGATCATGAAGTACGCCAGTTATACGTCTCATTTCCATGTGAATGATGCCAATCTGCTGGGCCCTGGGATGGGGACGACCGACTTTGCACCGATTTTTGATGCACTGTTCAAGTCGGGCTATGCGAAGTGGGTCAGTGTGGAAGTCTTCGATTACAGCCCGGGAGCGGAAGTGATTGCCCGGGAGAGTATTGCTCACATGCAGCGCTTTTGTGAAGACGCCCGCTCCTGCTGA
- a CDS encoding thiazole synthase, which translates to MSADQPGTSLPRFKVGSHELSSRLIVGTGKYTTFEEMRDCLALSGADVVTVAVRRERLVDKEGRNILDFIDLEKTTILPNTAGCFTAEDAVRTARLGREILEGLENPGASWVKLEVLGDKKTLLPDPIATVEATRQLVKDGFEVLVYTTDDPITAKRLKDEGAVSVMPAGSPIGSGQGVLNPNNIRICLEYLKENDPDYPVIVDAGVGTASDVAFAMELGCDAVLLNTAIASAAQTRDMAVAMKLACQAGYLAARAGRIPRKLYATASSPETGLISPAVRG; encoded by the coding sequence ATGTCTGCAGATCAACCCGGAACTTCGCTTCCCCGTTTCAAAGTCGGAAGCCATGAGCTTTCTTCCCGACTGATTGTCGGCACAGGCAAGTACACCACCTTTGAAGAAATGCGCGATTGCCTGGCTCTCAGTGGTGCCGATGTGGTCACTGTGGCAGTCCGGCGTGAGCGGTTGGTCGATAAAGAAGGCCGCAACATTCTCGACTTCATCGACCTCGAAAAAACCACCATTCTGCCCAATACGGCTGGTTGCTTCACCGCCGAAGATGCGGTCCGCACGGCCCGGCTGGGGCGGGAGATTCTCGAAGGGCTTGAAAACCCCGGTGCAAGCTGGGTCAAACTCGAAGTTCTTGGAGATAAGAAGACGCTGCTCCCTGATCCGATCGCCACCGTGGAAGCCACACGCCAGCTGGTGAAAGATGGCTTTGAAGTGCTGGTCTATACGACCGATGACCCGATCACAGCCAAACGGTTGAAAGACGAAGGGGCTGTTTCGGTCATGCCGGCGGGTTCGCCAATTGGCAGCGGGCAAGGTGTGCTCAATCCCAACAATATCCGCATTTGCCTCGAGTACCTTAAAGAGAACGACCCGGATTACCCGGTGATTGTCGATGCAGGAGTGGGCACAGCGAGCGATGTGGCCTTTGCCATGGAGTTGGGTTGCGATGCCGTCCTGCTCAATACTGCCATTGCAAGCGCTGCCCAGACGCGGGACATGGCCGTGGCCATGAAGCTGGCCTGCCAGGCGGGTTATCTCGCAGCGCGGGCCGGGCGCATTCCCCGTAAGTTGTATGCGACCGCCTCGAGCCCGGAAACCGGATTGATTTCTCCCGCAGTGCGGGGTTAG